In a single window of the Bacillus marinisedimentorum genome:
- a CDS encoding 3-hydroxyacyl-CoA dehydrogenase family protein produces the protein MEIREICVIGAGSMGHQISMLCALGGYETTLQDINERALKKAENQLQSIMEKWVAKGKILEDEMQSAFERLRFTTDLEQAAGDADFVIEAVVEKLEIKQEVFEKLDKIAPSDAILATNSSTIVNSLIAGVTSRPDKVINMHFFFPPLVMECVEVVVSEQTSEESAQTTLAVCEKINKTGVLIHKEISGFVANRILGAMQKEAMNLYDQGVADYKDIDLIVKKALGHKIGPFELMDLSGNDVVYFVMKQRFDETGDPADNPPHFIEEKVIAGELGRKTGKGWYEYGQAIIKN, from the coding sequence ATGGAAATAAGGGAAATTTGTGTCATCGGCGCCGGTTCGATGGGACATCAGATAAGTATGCTTTGCGCGCTCGGAGGCTATGAAACCACCCTTCAGGACATTAACGAACGTGCATTAAAGAAAGCTGAAAACCAACTCCAGTCGATTATGGAAAAGTGGGTCGCCAAAGGTAAGATTTTGGAAGATGAAATGCAGTCAGCATTTGAACGCCTCAGGTTCACGACAGACCTGGAACAAGCGGCCGGTGATGCCGATTTTGTCATCGAAGCAGTTGTCGAGAAACTGGAAATCAAACAGGAGGTATTCGAGAAACTTGACAAAATCGCCCCTTCAGATGCGATTCTGGCTACGAATAGTTCCACCATTGTCAACTCGCTGATTGCAGGAGTAACAAGCCGGCCGGATAAAGTGATCAATATGCATTTCTTCTTCCCGCCGCTTGTGATGGAATGTGTAGAGGTTGTTGTAAGTGAACAGACATCGGAGGAAAGCGCGCAAACTACATTGGCGGTATGCGAAAAGATCAACAAAACCGGTGTGCTCATTCATAAAGAAATATCAGGATTTGTCGCCAACCGCATTCTCGGAGCTATGCAGAAAGAAGCGATGAATTTATATGACCAGGGGGTCGCCGATTACAAAGATATTGATTTGATCGTGAAAAAAGCGCTCGGCCATAAAATTGGCCCATTCGAGTTAATGGATTTATCCGGGAATGACGTTGTCTATTTTGTGATGAAGCAGCGTTTTGATGAAACCGGAGATCCTGCAGATAACCCCCCTCATTTCATCGAAGAAAAGGTAATAGCAGGCGAACTTGGGCGCAAAACCGGTAAAGGCTGGTATGAATACGGCCAGGCAATCATAAAGAACTGA
- a CDS encoding phosphotransferase family protein, whose amino-acid sequence MAYSLDTIPVRKGEEIDLGSLGRFLQTNLELPVADGIDVKQFGAGHSNLTYEIKVGKWEGVLRRPPLGPVAPKAHDMEREFKVLQELHPRFPIAPKPLAFGNESILGAPFFIMERRKGFVYDTSFPDDLAVTESFCRKLSEEMVNRLVELHSIDYTKTGLTELSRPEGFMERQVHGWIKRYERAKTDEVEGVEELKSWLAANIPSSTRPAVIHYDYKLNNAMFDFNDPAKMVGLFDWEMTTAGDPLADLGAAMSYWIQDDDPEILKEGFGKPPVTVTNGFLTRDEFISLYSKKSGRDVSAIHFYLTFAYFKLAVICQQIYFRWKNGQTNDDRFARFNDKAASLIEYARENAARTI is encoded by the coding sequence ATGGCTTACTCACTTGATACAATTCCTGTCAGAAAAGGAGAGGAGATCGACCTTGGGTCCCTTGGCCGATTTTTACAAACAAACCTGGAGCTCCCTGTAGCGGACGGGATAGATGTGAAACAGTTTGGCGCCGGTCATTCAAACCTGACTTATGAAATAAAAGTTGGGAAGTGGGAAGGGGTGCTGCGGCGTCCTCCGCTCGGTCCTGTTGCCCCCAAGGCACATGACATGGAGAGGGAATTTAAAGTGCTGCAAGAATTGCACCCCCGTTTCCCAATTGCCCCTAAACCGCTCGCTTTTGGGAACGAGTCCATTTTGGGTGCCCCGTTTTTCATTATGGAACGGAGAAAAGGATTTGTTTACGACACTTCTTTTCCAGATGATTTAGCTGTAACCGAATCATTTTGCCGGAAGCTGTCTGAAGAAATGGTAAATCGGCTGGTGGAGCTGCACAGCATCGACTATACGAAAACGGGGTTAACGGAATTGAGCAGGCCTGAAGGGTTTATGGAACGCCAGGTCCACGGCTGGATCAAGCGGTATGAACGGGCCAAAACTGATGAAGTTGAAGGCGTGGAGGAGTTGAAGAGCTGGTTGGCCGCAAACATCCCATCCTCAACCCGGCCGGCAGTTATCCATTATGATTACAAATTGAATAATGCGATGTTCGATTTCAATGACCCGGCAAAAATGGTCGGCTTATTCGATTGGGAAATGACTACGGCAGGCGATCCTCTTGCCGATTTAGGCGCTGCAATGAGTTACTGGATCCAGGATGACGACCCGGAAATCCTCAAAGAAGGTTTCGGAAAGCCGCCGGTGACAGTCACAAACGGTTTCTTGACACGTGATGAATTCATCAGCCTCTATTCAAAGAAGAGCGGACGCGATGTTTCAGCTATCCATTTTTACCTTACGTTCGCTTATTTCAAGCTTGCAGTGATATGCCAGCAGATCTATTTCCGCTGGAAAAACGGCCAGACAAATGATGATCGTTTTGCCAGGTTCAATGATAAAGCAGCCTCACTTATCGAATATGCGCGTGAGAATGCCGCTAGGACGATATAA
- a CDS encoding acyl-CoA thioesterase codes for MHEELTVKVRFAETDALGHVNNTSYFIYQEEARVEFFGKLGYELNASEWHFILASTKCDFLSQGYFGQTLAVETTVHRIGTKSFGLTHEIKDKESRTLIARGLETIVYFNFHTQQSETVPDSLRAKLEQYLVTA; via the coding sequence GTGCATGAAGAATTAACAGTCAAAGTGAGATTTGCGGAAACGGATGCTTTAGGCCATGTCAATAATACGAGTTATTTTATCTATCAAGAAGAGGCACGGGTCGAATTTTTCGGTAAGCTCGGTTATGAACTTAATGCCAGTGAGTGGCACTTCATACTTGCCTCAACGAAATGCGATTTTCTCAGCCAGGGCTACTTCGGCCAGACGCTTGCCGTTGAAACAACTGTCCACCGAATCGGGACGAAAAGCTTCGGCCTCACCCATGAGATCAAAGATAAAGAAAGCCGTACACTGATCGCCAGGGGGTTGGAAACAATCGTTTATTTCAATTTCCACACGCAGCAAAGCGAGACAGTTCCTGATTCATTGCGGGCAAAACTTGAACAATATCTTGTCACGGCTTGA
- a CDS encoding glycine--tRNA ligase yields the protein MEKSMDTITSHAKHRGFIFPGSDVYGGLANTWDYGPLGVELKNNIKDAWWKKFVQESPHNVGLDAAILMNPKTWEASGHLGNFNDPMIDCKQCKSRFRADKLIETHAHENGEEVIADGLSFDEMEKMIDEKGIECPECGAKDFTGIRQFNLMFKTHQGVTEGSGSEIYLRPETAQGIFVNFKNVQRSMRKKLPFGIAQIGKSFRNEITPGNFTFRTREFEQMELEFFCKPGNELEWFDYWKTFSKEWLLSLGINEDSIRLRDHDDDELSHYSNATTDIEYKFPFGWGELWGIASRTDYDLKQHQEHSGEDFQYIDQETNERYIPYCIEPSLGADRVTLSYLIDAYDEEELEDGTSRTVMHFHPAIAPYKAAVLPLSKKLSEQAQAVWQELAGDFMVDYDESGSIGKRYRRQDEIGTPYCITFDFDSLEDNSVTVRDRDTMEQVRLPINELKSYLKEKIQF from the coding sequence ATGGAAAAATCTATGGACACGATTACTTCGCATGCCAAACACAGGGGATTCATCTTCCCGGGATCCGATGTATACGGCGGGCTTGCCAATACATGGGATTATGGCCCGCTCGGCGTCGAGCTCAAAAATAACATCAAGGATGCCTGGTGGAAAAAATTCGTCCAGGAATCCCCGCATAATGTCGGTCTGGATGCGGCAATCCTGATGAACCCAAAGACGTGGGAAGCTTCCGGGCACCTCGGCAACTTCAACGACCCGATGATTGACTGCAAACAATGTAAATCGAGGTTCCGGGCTGATAAACTCATCGAGACACACGCCCATGAAAATGGGGAAGAAGTCATTGCCGATGGTCTTTCTTTCGATGAAATGGAAAAAATGATCGACGAAAAAGGCATCGAGTGCCCGGAGTGCGGTGCAAAAGACTTCACCGGAATCCGGCAGTTCAATTTGATGTTCAAAACCCACCAGGGTGTCACAGAAGGATCCGGCAGCGAAATTTATTTACGGCCTGAAACCGCTCAGGGAATTTTTGTGAATTTCAAAAATGTCCAACGATCAATGCGGAAAAAACTCCCATTCGGCATCGCTCAGATCGGAAAGAGTTTCCGTAACGAAATCACCCCGGGCAACTTCACGTTCCGCACCCGCGAATTCGAACAAATGGAACTCGAATTTTTCTGCAAACCGGGCAATGAGCTGGAATGGTTTGATTACTGGAAAACCTTCTCGAAAGAATGGCTTCTTTCACTTGGAATCAATGAAGACAGCATCCGTCTCCGTGACCATGATGATGATGAACTTTCCCATTACAGCAACGCGACAACTGACATCGAGTACAAATTCCCGTTCGGATGGGGGGAACTTTGGGGCATCGCGTCCAGGACCGATTACGACTTGAAGCAGCACCAGGAACATTCCGGTGAAGATTTCCAATACATCGACCAGGAAACGAATGAGCGCTATATTCCATATTGCATCGAACCGTCACTGGGAGCAGACCGGGTGACGCTGAGTTACTTAATTGATGCCTATGATGAAGAAGAATTGGAAGACGGCACAAGCCGTACCGTTATGCATTTCCATCCAGCAATAGCTCCTTATAAAGCAGCCGTTCTTCCGCTTTCGAAAAAGCTATCCGAACAGGCTCAGGCTGTCTGGCAGGAGTTGGCCGGCGATTTCATGGTAGATTACGATGAATCCGGATCGATCGGAAAAAGGTACCGCCGCCAGGATGAAATCGGAACGCCATATTGCATCACATTCGACTTCGATTCACTTGAAGACAACAGCGTGACCGTCCGTGACCGTGACACGATGGAGCAAGTCCGCCTTCCGATTAATGAGTTGAAGTCATACTTGAAGGAAAAAATACAATTTTAA
- a CDS encoding acyl-CoA dehydrogenase family protein produces MNFDHSEKVKRLQDQLNEFMEEHVYPNETVYEQQLNEQENRWQRIPPIMEELKEKAKAAGLWNLFLPDSEYGAGLTNTEYAPLAEIMGKSLIGPEVFNCNAPDTGNMEVLVRYGNEQQKERWLKPLLEGEIRSCFSMTEPGVASADATNIEASITRDGDEYVINGTKWWSSGAGDPRCEIAIVMGKTDPEAPRHEQQSMILVPLNAPGVNIKRVTPVFGYDHAPHGHAEIDYNNVRVPADNILWGEGKGFAIAQGRLGPGRIHHCMRLIGAAERSLELMTKRVQKRIAFGKPLAKQGVIREWIADSRIEIEQARLLTMKAAYMMDTVGNKVAKAEIAMIKVVAPNLALNVIDRAIQAFGGAGVSDDFPLAAHWANARTLRIADGPDEVHREAVARMELKKYPQESQ; encoded by the coding sequence ATGAACTTTGATCACTCTGAAAAAGTAAAGCGCTTACAGGATCAGCTCAATGAATTTATGGAAGAACACGTCTATCCTAACGAGACCGTATACGAGCAGCAGCTTAATGAACAGGAAAACCGCTGGCAGCGTATCCCGCCGATCATGGAAGAATTGAAAGAAAAAGCGAAAGCGGCCGGATTATGGAATCTGTTCCTGCCAGACAGCGAATACGGCGCCGGACTGACAAACACAGAATATGCTCCGCTCGCTGAAATCATGGGCAAGTCTTTAATCGGACCCGAAGTATTCAATTGCAATGCACCTGATACCGGAAATATGGAAGTGCTTGTCCGTTATGGTAACGAGCAGCAGAAGGAACGCTGGCTGAAGCCGCTTTTAGAAGGCGAGATTCGGTCCTGTTTTTCCATGACTGAACCAGGTGTCGCGTCCGCAGATGCTACGAATATCGAGGCAAGCATCACCAGGGACGGAGATGAGTATGTCATCAACGGAACAAAATGGTGGTCGTCAGGCGCCGGTGATCCGCGCTGTGAAATAGCGATTGTCATGGGAAAGACCGATCCCGAAGCACCGCGGCATGAACAGCAATCGATGATCCTTGTGCCGCTTAATGCACCAGGAGTCAACATCAAAAGGGTCACCCCTGTCTTTGGATATGACCATGCGCCGCACGGACATGCTGAAATTGACTATAACAATGTCCGTGTTCCTGCTGACAATATCCTCTGGGGGGAAGGGAAAGGATTTGCCATTGCCCAGGGCAGGCTCGGCCCAGGCAGAATCCATCACTGTATGAGATTAATCGGTGCGGCTGAAAGATCTCTGGAATTGATGACAAAACGGGTGCAAAAAAGGATAGCCTTTGGAAAGCCCCTGGCAAAGCAGGGTGTCATAAGGGAGTGGATTGCGGATTCCCGCATCGAAATCGAGCAAGCGCGTCTGCTCACGATGAAAGCCGCCTACATGATGGACACTGTCGGAAATAAAGTGGCGAAAGCTGAAATCGCCATGATCAAAGTGGTCGCGCCGAATCTTGCCTTGAACGTCATCGACAGGGCCATCCAGGCGTTCGGAGGTGCCGGAGTCAGTGATGATTTCCCGCTCGCAGCGCACTGGGCGAACGCCCGTACACTGCGGATTGCCGATGGTCCAGACGAAGTCCATCGAGAAGCAGTTGCACGGATGGAGTTAAAGAAATACCCGCAAGAGTCTCAATAA
- a CDS encoding long-chain-fatty-acid--CoA ligase, giving the protein MEKSWLKHYPDHISTEIEVPDIPVAQLLSDTASDHPSKPALSFYGKETSYYELNRTVDMLGSSLQQNGMQKGDRVAVMLPNCPQYVMAYFGTLRAGGIITQVNPMLVERELQMILQDSGAETIFVLDKLYPRVKAVQADTNLKTIIVVTLPPSGEKFDPDYSFETFLKSGNGYVEDPEIDPAHDVAVLQYTGGTTGRSKGAMLTHRNLVANLVQTYMFFKDDIKIGTDRVLTVIPLFHVFGMTSGMNLAVYTASKNILLPRFELEEVLQTIKREQPTVFPGVPTMYVAITSHPEAEKFGIDSIRTCNSGSAPMPLGLMNDFERKTGANILEGYGLSEASPTTHCNPPFAGRKPGSIGIGLPSTEYKVVDIGSGTEELAPGELGELVIRGPQVMKGYWNMPEETAATLRDGWLHTGDIAKMDEEGYVYIVDRKKDLIIASGYNIYPRDIEEVLYEHPAVQEAVTIGVPDRYRGETVKAVIVLKQGQDASPEELKAYCRENLASYKVPEIIEFRSELPKTSVGKILRRALREEKAGEVQG; this is encoded by the coding sequence TTGGAGAAAAGCTGGTTAAAGCATTATCCTGATCATATTTCCACTGAAATTGAAGTTCCGGATATACCGGTTGCACAGCTGCTTAGCGATACTGCAAGTGACCATCCTTCCAAACCCGCACTATCATTTTACGGCAAGGAAACTTCCTATTATGAGCTGAACCGGACGGTTGATATGCTCGGATCATCCCTTCAGCAAAACGGGATGCAAAAAGGAGACAGGGTTGCAGTCATGCTCCCGAACTGCCCGCAATATGTTATGGCGTATTTCGGGACATTAAGAGCTGGGGGGATCATTACGCAGGTCAATCCGATGTTAGTTGAAAGGGAACTGCAAATGATTCTCCAGGATTCAGGAGCCGAGACGATTTTTGTGCTTGATAAGCTCTATCCCCGTGTTAAAGCTGTCCAGGCTGATACGAACCTCAAGACAATCATCGTCGTCACGCTGCCTCCATCCGGGGAAAAGTTCGATCCTGATTATTCATTCGAAACGTTTTTAAAATCGGGTAACGGTTATGTCGAAGATCCGGAAATTGACCCGGCTCATGATGTGGCTGTCCTGCAGTATACAGGCGGAACGACCGGACGTTCAAAAGGCGCCATGCTTACGCATCGGAACCTTGTCGCAAACCTTGTACAAACATACATGTTTTTCAAAGACGATATTAAGATAGGCACGGACAGAGTCCTTACCGTCATTCCGCTCTTCCATGTATTCGGAATGACATCCGGCATGAATCTCGCCGTCTACACCGCCTCCAAAAACATTTTGCTGCCTAGATTTGAACTTGAGGAAGTGCTTCAGACAATCAAGCGTGAACAGCCTACTGTTTTCCCCGGCGTACCGACAATGTATGTGGCGATCACTAGCCACCCTGAAGCTGAAAAATTCGGTATCGACAGCATCCGAACTTGCAACAGCGGATCGGCACCGATGCCGCTGGGCCTGATGAATGACTTCGAAAGGAAAACAGGTGCAAACATTCTCGAAGGCTATGGGTTAAGCGAGGCATCACCTACAACACACTGCAACCCTCCGTTTGCCGGCCGTAAACCGGGAAGCATCGGCATCGGGCTGCCTTCAACGGAATACAAAGTGGTTGATATCGGTTCTGGCACAGAAGAACTTGCTCCCGGAGAACTGGGCGAGCTTGTCATCCGCGGACCCCAAGTAATGAAAGGATATTGGAATATGCCTGAAGAAACGGCGGCCACGCTCCGTGACGGATGGCTCCATACCGGTGATATCGCAAAAATGGACGAAGAAGGCTATGTTTATATTGTCGATCGGAAAAAAGATTTGATTATCGCCAGCGGATATAACATTTATCCACGTGATATCGAAGAAGTGCTTTATGAACATCCGGCCGTGCAGGAAGCGGTCACAATCGGGGTTCCGGACCGGTACAGGGGGGAGACGGTCAAAGCGGTCATCGTGCTTAAACAGGGCCAGGATGCCTCTCCTGAGGAATTAAAAGCGTATTGCCGTGAAAACCTTGCGTCATATAAGGTTCCGGAAATAATCGAATTCCGCAGCGAGCTGCCTAAAACAAGCGTAGGTAAAATATTGCGGCGGGCTTTACGTGAGGAGAAAGCTGGAGAAGTTCAAGGATAA
- a CDS encoding TetR/AcrR family transcriptional regulator, whose amino-acid sequence MKQKIVQASIKLFEKQGFTETSIQDIVDSLNVTKGTFYYYFNSKEELLRDIHLDYISYVLEEQEKIIGDESKTARGKLRTIVTMLITSIESQGFMARIFFREIRNLSREHIEEITLRREKFLANLQQLIKTGIEKGEFKEGLNPDIVALGVLGMTNWSYQWFKPEGELSDTEVAGIFVEMILNGISLK is encoded by the coding sequence ATGAAACAAAAAATTGTACAGGCCAGTATAAAACTTTTTGAAAAGCAAGGATTCACTGAAACTTCCATCCAGGATATCGTTGATTCTCTAAATGTCACTAAAGGCACGTTCTATTACTATTTCAACAGCAAAGAAGAACTATTAAGGGATATTCACCTTGATTATATTTCCTATGTTCTTGAGGAACAGGAAAAAATCATTGGTGATGAAAGCAAAACAGCAAGGGGAAAATTGCGGACCATAGTTACGATGCTGATTACAAGCATTGAATCACAGGGGTTCATGGCAAGGATTTTTTTCCGGGAAATCCGGAATTTAAGCCGTGAGCACATTGAAGAAATCACCTTGAGAAGGGAAAAGTTTCTTGCCAACCTCCAGCAATTGATCAAAACGGGCATTGAAAAAGGGGAGTTCAAAGAGGGTCTTAATCCTGATATTGTTGCTCTCGGGGTGCTTGGAATGACTAACTGGAGTTATCAATGGTTCAAGCCTGAAGGTGAATTATCCGATACAGAAGTGGCAGGCATTTTTGTTGAAATGATTTTAAACGGCATTTCATTAAAGTGA
- a CDS encoding quinone oxidoreductase family protein, with product MKAIQFTEYGEPEVLKLVEIEKPTPSGREVLIEIKSIGVNYADTARREGQYVVPTPLPFVPGAEVAGIVIETGKDVKNVEKGMRVTALIGSKNATGYAEYTVTDERSVIPIPDELDFNTAAAFPLQALSAYHILKTMGRLDQGESVLIHAAAGGVGSIAVQLARLFGAGKIIATASSEEKLKLAKSLGADVLVNYTKDNWEKVVKESTGGKGVDVALEMAGGDIFNKTLDCMAPFGRLVIYGVASGEQSRLTPSLLMGKNLTVSGFFLPQIMTKPELFQQSLNELTGYLTEGRLKLKIGGVYPLEEAAEVHRKLQGRKTQGKLILVP from the coding sequence ATGAAAGCAATACAGTTTACCGAATACGGAGAGCCGGAAGTTCTTAAGCTGGTTGAGATCGAAAAGCCCACACCTTCCGGCCGGGAAGTCTTAATCGAAATCAAGTCCATTGGAGTGAATTATGCCGACACAGCCAGAAGGGAAGGACAGTATGTTGTGCCGACACCGCTTCCTTTCGTTCCAGGCGCCGAGGTGGCCGGGATCGTCATTGAGACGGGAAAGGATGTAAAAAATGTTGAAAAGGGGATGCGGGTGACGGCTTTGATCGGATCCAAAAATGCCACCGGCTATGCGGAATACACCGTTACAGATGAACGATCCGTCATTCCGATACCGGATGAACTGGACTTTAACACGGCGGCCGCTTTCCCGCTGCAGGCATTAAGTGCTTATCACATTTTAAAAACAATGGGCAGGCTTGATCAAGGTGAAAGTGTACTGATCCATGCCGCCGCAGGGGGAGTGGGCAGTATTGCCGTACAGCTGGCCAGACTGTTTGGAGCCGGCAAAATAATCGCCACTGCCAGTTCCGAAGAGAAACTAAAGCTGGCGAAGAGCCTTGGAGCGGATGTTCTTGTCAACTACACCAAAGATAACTGGGAAAAGGTAGTCAAAGAGAGTACAGGCGGAAAAGGGGTGGATGTCGCCCTTGAAATGGCTGGTGGCGACATTTTCAACAAAACGCTTGATTGCATGGCCCCATTTGGAAGATTGGTTATTTACGGGGTTGCAAGCGGGGAACAAAGCAGGCTGACGCCGTCGCTGTTAATGGGAAAAAACCTGACCGTTTCAGGCTTTTTCCTTCCGCAAATCATGACAAAACCGGAATTATTCCAGCAAAGCCTCAACGAATTGACCGGTTATCTCACAGAAGGCAGGCTGAAACTGAAAATCGGCGGTGTATATCCACTCGAAGAAGCTGCTGAAGTGCACAGGAAGCTTCAGGGCAGAAAAACACAGGGCAAGCTGATCCTGGTGCCGTAA
- a CDS encoding acyl-CoA dehydrogenase family protein: protein MTQSVHEKGGSYLTSETDSDYIFTPEDMTEEHHMIADTARKFVEKEILPAVDEIEKQGYSLVSKLMKKAGSLGLLAHSIPEKYEGLGLDKISKGIVGEAVGATGSYGVAHSNHTCIATLPITYFGTRAQKEKYLPKLASGEYIGAYCLTEPEAGSDALSSKTTAVLNEDGSHYLLNGTKVFITNAEFSHTFIVYAKVDGEKFTAFLVEKDFPGLSLGPEENKMGIKGSSTRSVIFEDCEVPVENVIGEVGKGHVIALNVLNLGRFNLGSACTGGAKQGFEKTLSYTTERKQFGTAIADFPLSKEKLAKMAARIYAAESVQYRTSGLLEGALGGLYDSNDHRLIAGSMMEYAVECSICKVFGSETLDYVADEAVQLHGGYGFIKEYDVERMYRDSRINRIFEGTNEVNRLLIPSTLLKKAATGELDLEKAVQTAVSESKIGGIEQTVNGTLENELEAVRAIRRAFLICSGTVYRVYGQKLKHEQESLKNLADLAILLYAGESVVLRTKKAIETNGQQKETLKQDLALSFIADIQTEAEAVVRQLLTGVLSGEEARQTLRLVLDDLGRYLPEGGINRNRRIADRMISAQKYKV from the coding sequence ATGACTCAATCTGTACATGAAAAAGGCGGCAGTTATTTGACATCAGAAACTGACAGCGACTACATTTTCACTCCTGAAGACATGACAGAAGAACATCACATGATCGCAGATACCGCCAGAAAGTTTGTTGAAAAAGAAATCCTTCCCGCTGTGGATGAGATCGAGAAACAGGGCTACAGCCTGGTTTCCAAGTTAATGAAAAAGGCGGGTTCACTCGGTCTTCTAGCCCACAGTATCCCTGAAAAATACGAAGGGCTGGGCCTCGATAAAATAAGCAAGGGAATTGTCGGTGAAGCGGTCGGGGCAACCGGCAGTTACGGGGTGGCCCATTCCAATCATACATGCATCGCCACCCTTCCGATTACATATTTCGGCACGCGGGCCCAAAAAGAAAAGTATTTGCCCAAACTCGCTTCAGGTGAATATATAGGGGCATATTGCCTGACAGAACCGGAGGCCGGTTCTGATGCATTATCTTCAAAAACAACTGCTGTACTAAATGAAGACGGCTCACACTACCTGTTGAATGGTACAAAGGTTTTCATCACTAATGCGGAATTCTCACATACGTTCATCGTCTATGCGAAAGTGGACGGTGAGAAATTCACTGCATTTCTCGTTGAAAAAGACTTTCCTGGACTGAGCCTCGGGCCTGAAGAAAACAAAATGGGAATCAAAGGGTCATCAACCAGGTCTGTCATTTTTGAAGATTGTGAGGTTCCGGTTGAAAACGTGATCGGGGAAGTCGGCAAAGGCCATGTGATCGCCCTGAATGTCCTGAACCTCGGCCGCTTCAACCTGGGATCCGCCTGTACAGGAGGCGCAAAACAAGGGTTTGAAAAGACGCTTTCCTATACAACTGAGCGGAAACAATTCGGAACGGCAATCGCAGATTTTCCACTGTCAAAAGAAAAACTAGCGAAAATGGCGGCCCGCATCTATGCGGCTGAATCCGTGCAGTACCGGACTTCCGGACTTCTGGAAGGTGCGCTTGGCGGTCTGTATGATTCAAATGATCACCGCTTGATCGCTGGAAGCATGATGGAATATGCAGTGGAGTGTTCCATTTGCAAAGTGTTCGGTTCCGAAACACTTGATTATGTGGCCGATGAAGCAGTACAGCTTCATGGAGGGTACGGATTCATCAAGGAGTATGATGTGGAACGGATGTACCGGGATTCCCGCATCAACCGCATTTTTGAAGGGACGAATGAAGTGAACCGCCTTCTTATTCCTTCAACCCTTTTAAAAAAGGCGGCCACGGGAGAACTGGACCTGGAAAAAGCAGTGCAGACAGCTGTAAGCGAAAGCAAGATTGGCGGTATAGAACAGACCGTAAACGGCACACTCGAAAACGAACTTGAAGCTGTCCGCGCCATCAGGCGCGCCTTTCTCATTTGTTCCGGCACCGTTTACCGGGTGTACGGCCAAAAGCTTAAGCATGAACAGGAGTCGCTGAAAAACCTGGCCGACCTGGCGATTCTCCTTTATGCCGGAGAATCCGTTGTGCTCAGAACCAAAAAGGCAATCGAAACAAACGGCCAGCAAAAAGAAACGCTGAAACAAGACCTTGCATTATCGTTTATCGCTGACATCCAAACTGAAGCTGAAGCCGTTGTCAGGCAGCTCCTGACAGGAGTGCTTTCCGGCGAAGAAGCCAGGCAAACGCTGAGGCTCGTCCTGGATGATCTCGGACGCTATTTGCCGGAAGGCGGCATAAACAGAAACCGCAGAATCGCTGACCGGATGATTTCAGCACAAAAATATAAAGTATAA
- a CDS encoding SDR family oxidoreductase produces the protein MHVMDLFSLKGKTAIVTGGGRGLGAQIAEGFAEAGADVVVCSRKLEACEETAERLKENGGKTLALKCDVTNPDDVKNVVDETLSAFGKIDILVNNSGASWGAPVEEMPLEAWNKVMNVNATGTFLMSQAAGKVMIQQKSGKIINIASVAGLGGADSRFLNAIGYNASKGAVVTFTKDLAVKWGPHGINVNAIAPGFFPTKMSKDVLKFGGDRILEATPLGRFGSDAELKGAAVFLASDASSYVQGDILSVDGGMHAM, from the coding sequence ATGCACGTTATGGATTTATTCAGCCTTAAAGGAAAGACAGCGATTGTCACAGGGGGCGGACGCGGCCTCGGTGCCCAAATAGCCGAAGGTTTTGCAGAAGCGGGTGCTGATGTCGTCGTGTGCTCACGAAAGCTGGAAGCTTGCGAAGAAACAGCAGAACGCTTGAAAGAAAACGGGGGTAAGACACTTGCATTGAAGTGTGATGTCACCAACCCTGACGATGTTAAAAACGTAGTGGATGAAACCCTTTCCGCTTTCGGAAAAATCGATATCCTCGTCAATAACAGCGGAGCATCGTGGGGGGCACCTGTGGAAGAAATGCCTCTTGAAGCATGGAATAAAGTCATGAATGTGAACGCGACCGGCACTTTTTTGATGTCTCAGGCTGCAGGGAAAGTCATGATTCAACAAAAAAGCGGCAAAATCATCAACATTGCATCCGTAGCAGGCCTGGGCGGTGCGGATTCCCGTTTTTTAAACGCGATTGGCTATAATGCCAGCAAAGGTGCCGTTGTCACGTTCACAAAAGATCTGGCCGTGAAATGGGGTCCGCACGGAATCAATGTCAACGCTATTGCACCAGGTTTTTTTCCAACAAAAATGTCAAAGGATGTCCTGAAATTCGGCGGCGACCGGATACTTGAAGCTACACCTCTAGGAAGATTTGGTTCTGATGCTGAATTAAAAGGGGCTGCCGTATTTCTCGCGTCCGATGCATCAAGTTATGTTCAGGGGGATATTCTTTCTGTCGACGGGGGCATGCACGCCATGTGA